One Pieris napi chromosome Z, ilPieNapi1.2, whole genome shotgun sequence DNA window includes the following coding sequences:
- the LOC125062282 gene encoding proton-coupled amino acid transporter-like protein CG1139 isoform X1, whose protein sequence is MSKKHLHNQAAIPLAPAVFKKPQLRPMIAEYDPKKKGVKNDLSDVVMVKYKVDPNDIPVEQQAGSTLPLMEIPGRDIEGDEDFNPFEHRKLAHPTSDMDTLIHLLKGSLGSGILAMPMAFMNAGLYFGLVATFLIGGICTYCVHILVKTSHELCKRMQKPSLGFAETAEAAFLSGPPAAHKFSRLAKAMINWFLVIDLLGCCCVYIVFVSKNIKQVVDNYTLDSEWAPHDVDVRIYMAVLLPFLISMNLIRNLKYLAPFSMIANLLVGTGMVITFYYLFQDIPAISERKQFAGVARLPTFFGTAIFALEGIGVVMPLENNMKTPTHFIGCPGVLNTGMFFVVSLYALVGFFGYLKYGDGTYGSITLNLPQDEVLGQCVKLMIAVAIFFTYSLQFYVPMEIIWKNIRHRFGAKKNLAEYSIRIALIIITLGIAIAIPNLGPFISLVGAVCLSFLGLIFPAVIETVTYWDRPNGLGRLNWVLWKNMFLVSFGILGFLTGAYVSILDIIKGEE, encoded by the exons ATGTCGAAGAAGCATCTTCACAATCAAGCTGCCATTCCATTGGCTCCTGCAGTGTTTAAG AAACCTCAACTGCGGCCGATGATAGCCGAGTATGATCCAAAGAAAAAGGGAGTCAAAAATGACTTATCTGATGTCGTCATGGTCAA ATACAAAGTTGATCCAAATGATATCCCTGTGGAACAACAAGCGGGATCAACACTCCCTCTTATGGAGATACCAGGCCGAGATATCGAAGGAGATGAGGACTTTAATCCGTTTGAACACCGAAAACTGGCTCACCCTACATC gGACATGGATACGTTAATTCACTTGCTAAAAGGATCATTAGGCAGTGGTATATTGGCTATGCCAATGGCGTTCATGAATGCGGGGCTTTACTTTGGATTGGTGGCAACTTTCCTCATCGGTGGAATTTGCACATATTGTGTTCATATCCTTGTTAAAACATCTCATGAGCTCTGTAAgagaatgcaaaaaccatccCTTGGTTTTGCTGAAACAGCGGAAGCTGCCTTCCTTTCTGGACCTCCAGCTGCACATAAATTCTCACGACTTGCCAA aGCTATGATAAACTGGTTTCTGGTGATCGATTTACTGGGATGCTGTTGCGTGTATATCGTGTTCGTGTCAAAAAACATAAAGCAAGTTGTAGACAACTACACGCTTGATAGCGAATGGGCACCCCACGATGTAGATGTCAGAATTTATATGGCAGTTCTTCTTccttttttgatttcaatgaatCTCATTAGAAATCTGAAATACTTGGCTCCATTTTCAATGATTGCGAATCTTTTGGTGGGAACTGGAATGGTTATCACATTCTACTATCTCTTTCAAGATATTCCTGCTATTAGTGAAAGAAAACAGTTTGCGGGTGTCGCCCGTCTCCCAACGTTCTTCGGCACGGCTATATTCGCCTTGGAAGGAATCGGTGTTGTAATGCCTCTTGAAAATAACATGAAGACTCCTACTCATTTCATCGGATGTCCTGGAGTGCTCAATACCGGGATGTTCTTTGTCGTATCACTCTACGCTTTAGTTGGATTCTTCGGATATTTGAAGTACGGAGATGGAACTTATGGAAGTATTACCCTGAACTTGCCACAAGATGAAGT attggGCCAATGTGTCAAGTTGATGATCGCTGTAGCCATTTTCTTCACATATAGTCTTCAGTTCTACGTGCCAATGGAAATAATCTGGAAAAATATACGCCACAGATTCGGAGCTAAGAAAAACCTCGCCGAATATTCTATAAGAATTgcacttataataataacactcGGTATTGCTATCGCTATACCTAATCTTGGACCTTTCATCTCTCTTGTTGGTGCTGTCTGTCTCTCCTTCTTGGGTCTTATATTCCCTGCTGTCATTGAAACCGTTACTTATTGGGACAGGCCAAACGGGCTTGGCCGTCTCAATTGGGTCCTATGGAAAAATATGTTCTTGGTATCATTCGGAATACTGGGTTTCCTCACCGGTGCCTATGTAAGCATTTTAGACATAATCAAAGGAGAAGAGTAA
- the LOC125062282 gene encoding proton-coupled amino acid transporter-like protein pathetic isoform X2: MEIPGRDIEGDEDFNPFEHRKLAHPTSDMDTLIHLLKGSLGSGILAMPMAFMNAGLYFGLVATFLIGGICTYCVHILVKTSHELCKRMQKPSLGFAETAEAAFLSGPPAAHKFSRLAKAMINWFLVIDLLGCCCVYIVFVSKNIKQVVDNYTLDSEWAPHDVDVRIYMAVLLPFLISMNLIRNLKYLAPFSMIANLLVGTGMVITFYYLFQDIPAISERKQFAGVARLPTFFGTAIFALEGIGVVMPLENNMKTPTHFIGCPGVLNTGMFFVVSLYALVGFFGYLKYGDGTYGSITLNLPQDEVLGQCVKLMIAVAIFFTYSLQFYVPMEIIWKNIRHRFGAKKNLAEYSIRIALIIITLGIAIAIPNLGPFISLVGAVCLSFLGLIFPAVIETVTYWDRPNGLGRLNWVLWKNMFLVSFGILGFLTGAYVSILDIIKGEE; encoded by the exons ATGGAGATACCAGGCCGAGATATCGAAGGAGATGAGGACTTTAATCCGTTTGAACACCGAAAACTGGCTCACCCTACATC gGACATGGATACGTTAATTCACTTGCTAAAAGGATCATTAGGCAGTGGTATATTGGCTATGCCAATGGCGTTCATGAATGCGGGGCTTTACTTTGGATTGGTGGCAACTTTCCTCATCGGTGGAATTTGCACATATTGTGTTCATATCCTTGTTAAAACATCTCATGAGCTCTGTAAgagaatgcaaaaaccatccCTTGGTTTTGCTGAAACAGCGGAAGCTGCCTTCCTTTCTGGACCTCCAGCTGCACATAAATTCTCACGACTTGCCAA aGCTATGATAAACTGGTTTCTGGTGATCGATTTACTGGGATGCTGTTGCGTGTATATCGTGTTCGTGTCAAAAAACATAAAGCAAGTTGTAGACAACTACACGCTTGATAGCGAATGGGCACCCCACGATGTAGATGTCAGAATTTATATGGCAGTTCTTCTTccttttttgatttcaatgaatCTCATTAGAAATCTGAAATACTTGGCTCCATTTTCAATGATTGCGAATCTTTTGGTGGGAACTGGAATGGTTATCACATTCTACTATCTCTTTCAAGATATTCCTGCTATTAGTGAAAGAAAACAGTTTGCGGGTGTCGCCCGTCTCCCAACGTTCTTCGGCACGGCTATATTCGCCTTGGAAGGAATCGGTGTTGTAATGCCTCTTGAAAATAACATGAAGACTCCTACTCATTTCATCGGATGTCCTGGAGTGCTCAATACCGGGATGTTCTTTGTCGTATCACTCTACGCTTTAGTTGGATTCTTCGGATATTTGAAGTACGGAGATGGAACTTATGGAAGTATTACCCTGAACTTGCCACAAGATGAAGT attggGCCAATGTGTCAAGTTGATGATCGCTGTAGCCATTTTCTTCACATATAGTCTTCAGTTCTACGTGCCAATGGAAATAATCTGGAAAAATATACGCCACAGATTCGGAGCTAAGAAAAACCTCGCCGAATATTCTATAAGAATTgcacttataataataacactcGGTATTGCTATCGCTATACCTAATCTTGGACCTTTCATCTCTCTTGTTGGTGCTGTCTGTCTCTCCTTCTTGGGTCTTATATTCCCTGCTGTCATTGAAACCGTTACTTATTGGGACAGGCCAAACGGGCTTGGCCGTCTCAATTGGGTCCTATGGAAAAATATGTTCTTGGTATCATTCGGAATACTGGGTTTCCTCACCGGTGCCTATGTAAGCATTTTAGACATAATCAAAGGAGAAGAGTAA